The following nucleotide sequence is from Planctomycetota bacterium.
CAGACCGATCGGCGATCCGGGCGCCGCGTCGAGCGTCGCGGTCACGCCCACGGCCGCGGCGTCCGCGGCGGGGACGAGCACCGCCGAGTCGGTCGGGCAGGTGGCGGCTCCCTGCGAGGCGCGCGGGACGTTGTAGCGGTCCCCGCAGCGGGGGCAGGACAGGATGACCTGGTCGCGTTCGGCCAGAAGCCGCTGGACCTGGCCGGCGGTGAGGTATCCGCGCTCGACCATGATCTCGCCGAGGTTGCGGAAGACGCCGCGGGCGGCCAGCTCCGCCTGCGCGCGGAGGCATTCGGCCACCTGTTCGCGCGTCGCCAGGCCGCGCTCGGCCACCGCCTCGCCGAAGCGGCGGGAGTCCTCCGGAAGTTCCGGCGAGCGGGGCGGATCGCTCGGGGCCGGCACCGTCAGGCCTCCTTCCCCAGCCGTTCCAGGGCTTCGCCGGCCACGTAGAAGGAGCCGGTGACGACGACGGCGTCCCGCGGGCCGGCGATCGCGCGGGCCGCCTCGAGCGCCCGCTCCACGGAGTCCGCCCGCAGGGCGGGGATGTTCCGGGCGTGCCGGGCGAGCTCCCGCGGGTCGGCCGCGCGGGGGCTCCGGGCGCGCGTGAAGATCGCCAGATCCGTTCCGGGCAGGAGCGTTCGCAGCATCGCGACGTAATCCTTATCGGCCGACGCGCCGAAGACGAGCACGGTTCGGCGCCGGGGGAGGTCCCGGAGCGCCGCCTCCAGCGCGCGCGCGGCGACGGGGTTGTGCGCCGTGTCCACCACGATCCACGGGCGCCGCCTCACGACCTCCACGCGTCCGGGCAGGCGCAGGCGGGCGAGCGCCCGGCGCGCCTGGGCCCGCGTAAAGGGGACGCCCGCCGCCTCGAGCAGGGCGAGCGCCGTTCCGGCGTTGCCCGCCTGATGGACCCCCCATGCGGGAAGCGCGCATCGGTATACCTTTCCCCGCAGGCCTTCCACTTCGAATTCTAGCCTGCCGGGGCGCCGGGAGAGGAGCCGCACCCGAGGAACGAAAAGCCGTCCGTGCCGCCGCAGCTCCCGCCAGGCCGCCGGCCGCTGGGGGCTCGAGACGGCGGGCACCCCGGGCTTGAGGATCCCCGCCTTCTCCCGCGCGATCGCCCCGAGCGTCCGCCCGAGCTTGTCCATGTGGTCGTAGTCGATCGGCGTGATCGCGCAGGCGGCGGGCCGGATCACGTTGGTGGCGTCCAGGCGCCCGCCGAGCCCCACCTCGATCACCGCCCAGTCGACCTTCCAGCGGGCGAAAAGGAGAAAGGCCGCCGCGGTCATGGTTTCGAAGTAGGTCGGCCGCAGCCGGCGCAGAGGGCGCTCCATCCGGTTCATGGCCCAGACGAAATCCCGTTCCGTCATGGGGCGGCCGTCCCGGCGGATCCGTTCGCGCATGTCCACCAAGTGGGGCGAGGTATAAAGACCCGTCCGAAAGCCGGCCTCGCGCAGGACGGCCTCCGCCATGTGGGCGACGGAGCCCTTGCCCTTGGTGCCGGCAATGTGAAGGGATGGGAAAGTCCGCTCCGGATGGCCAAGCGCCTCGACGAGACGCCGCATCCGGTCCAGGTTGTACGTGTCGGGCGCATAGCGCGCCTGCATGCGTTCGTAGTCGGTGAACTTCGCCAGGTGGTCCAGGGCCTGCCGGTAGGTGCGGAACATAGGGGGGAGCGAAAAAGGTAACACAGGCCCGGGGATGTCGTCTATAGTGGAAGCCGATAAACTTCGGGAGAATGCTATGAAACCTGCCGTCGCTCTTATCGCCCTTCTTTTGGCCGCGCCCCAGGACGCGAAAGTCGAACTCCGGCTCAAGTATGAAAAGGGTCAGGTGCTCCGCTACAAGACGGTCCAGAAGACCGTCACGGAGGCGGCCGGGAACTCGCTCCAGCAGCAGATGGGATTCGTCTTCTCCATGAAGGTCGAGGACGTCGCCTCCGACGGCGCCGCCGCGCTCAAGTGCACGTACGAGGCCGTCAGCGTCAAGGCAACCGGTCTTCAGGATCTCGATTACGATTCCGAGAAGGACAAGGAAGTGCCCGACGAGCCGATGCTCCAGATGGTTTCGAAGCTCGTGGGACAATCCTTCGTCATGAAAATGACCCCGCTCGGGCGGGTGACGGACGTGAAGGGGTTCGACAAGATTCTCGAAACCATGATGGAGGCCGCCGGGGATGAGCAGGGCCGCCAGATGGCCAAGCAGATGCTCCAGCAGGTGTTCTCCGACGACGCCTTCAAGTCCATGATGCAGCAGATGAGCCCCGTGCTTCCGGAGGGAAAGGTCGGGCGAGGCGACACGTGGACGAACGATTATTCCGTCAAGCTTCCCATGCTCGGCGCCATCAAGTACTCGGTTCAGTCCCGGCTGGCCGACGTCCAGGGGAAAAGCGCCCACATCGATCAGGACATCAAGCTCGAGCTCAAGCCCGGGGAGAATCAGGACAACCCTCTGGCGGGGCTTTTCGAGCTCAAGAGCTCCAAGGGCCGGTCGAGCTGCGTCTTCGCCGTCGACCGGGGGCTTTTCCTGTCCCAGAAGGTCCAGATGGAGATGACGCTTTCGGCGGGCGGGCAGGAAATGCCCATCAAATCCGAGGCGGAGACGACCCTCGTCGAGAAGAAGTAGCGCGGCGGGGGCTTCAGGCGAGCCGAAGCTCGGCGAAAGACCGGAAGAGGACGAAGGGGACTCCGGCGGCGCGGGCCGCCTCTTCGTCGAAGCGGGAGTCGCCCACGACCACCGCCTCGGCCGGCCGCACGTCGAGGCGGCGGCAGGCCTCGAGCACCATGTCGGGCGCCGGCTTCGAGCGGGGCACCTGATCGGAGCCGACGACCGTGGCGAAGTGGCGCGCCAGGCCCGCCAAGGCGAGCGCCCGCTCGGCGACGGGGGTGGGGCTGTTGGTGATCACGGCCTTGGGCGCGGAAAGCGCCGCCAGCGCCCGGTCGGCTCCTTCCATCACCCGCAGGTGCGGAAGGTGGTCGGCGTAGAGCCGGGCGTACTCGGCCTGGATTTCGGGGATGGTGCGGCCGGGGTAGAACCGCCGCACGTCCTCTTCCACGCCCTGGCCCCACGTTTCCCGGTAGGTTTCGCGCGAGATGGGGGGATAGCCCAGCCGGCGGGCCACGTCGTTGAGGAGATGGAACCAGACCTCGTAGGTGTCCACGAGAACGCCGTCGAGGTCGAAGAGAACGGCCTTGGGCATCGGCGGGGAATGATAGCATAGACGGTCCGGGGGGTCAGCCCTTGCGCATTTTCGCCGGAAGTCGGGACTTCCGGCTCGGGGCGGCACTCGAATGGGAAAACTGGGGCTGTACGTTTCGGAAGCGGCGCGGAGGCCCGCGGCGGCGCTGGGCGTGGGGCTCGTCGCGTTTCCGCTGGCGAAACTCCTTTATCTTCCGAACTACATTCTGAATTTCCTTACCACCCTGGTTCATGAGATCGGACATTGCCTGATGGCGTGGGCTGTGGGACGCCCCTCGGTTCCGGCGGTCAGCCTGGCCGGAGGAGGGGTTACCGTCTGGGGCGAGCAGAGCGTTCTTCTGGCGGCGCTCCTCTGGATCGCTTTGGGGGCCGCGGCGCTCCGGTGGAAGGATCGGCCGGCGGCGCGGTGGATGCTGGGAGCGGCGTTCCTGCTTTATCCGGCGGCGGCTTTCACGCGGGCGAACGTCCTTTTGCCGGCGGCCGGCGGAGTGCTTTTGGAGATCGGAGGGGCGGCGGCGTGCTTTTACGTGTGCTGCCGTCCGACGCCGCCGCGTCGGCCTCCGGAGCGTCCGCTCTATGCCCTGTGGGGTTGGTGGATGCTGCTGAATCGGGCCGGCGAAACCGTCCTGATGCTCCGGGATCGCCGTTTCTGGGAGGAGCGGGCCGTCCTCGAGTCCGGTCTGGCGGCGGGGATGACGAGCGATCTGGAAGTGCTGCGCGCGGAAATGAACGTGGCGCCCGAGGCGATTCTTTGGAGTGTGCTGATTCTGAGTCTTGTGTCCCCTCCGGCGGCGGTTCTGGCGGCGCGCGGGACGCGGGCCGGTGGATCCACATCTTTCGAGAATGGAGTCGAATCATGAGCTTTTCGAAGAACGCGGGGTTCGGAGTTGTTGCGCTCGTGTGCGCCGCGGCCGCCGCCTGCGTGGAGCCCTCCAAGGCGGGGCAGGTGGAGCTGGCCGTGCGGGGGCTGGCGGATCTTCACTCCTGGGATCCCGTGCGCCAGGGGGAGGGCCAGTACGCGTACGACGTTCTCAAGAGCTCGGATCCGGCGGACGTCCTTCCCGCGCTCGTGGCGCATCTGACGGACGAGACGCCGACGGCGATCCACGACCGGCTGCTGGATCTGCGGCCCACGGTGGGGGACGTGTGTCTTCTGATGCTTCTCGAGTGGACCCGGATTCCGTGGCAGGAGTTCCTGGACGACGGGCTTTTCATCTCGTCGCAGCTGCCGAACCCCATTTTCTGCATCCGCTGGGACACGGCGGCCCGCAAGCGCGTGCAGGCGCGCTTCGCCCGGAGGCTGTCCCTGGTGCCCGAATAAGGGCGGCTCGGCACATTTGAAATCGGGTCCGGGCCCGGATATACTCTCCGCCCCGCATATGGAACTCCGCAACGTCGCCATCGTCGCGCACGTCGATCACGGGAAGACGACGCTCGTCGATCATCTCCTGCGCCAGTCGGGGGCGTTCCGATCCAACCAGGAGGTGGCCGAGTGCGTCATGGATTCCAACGCCCTCGAGCGCGAGCGCGGCATCACGATTCTCGCCAAGAACACGTCCGTCCTCTACCGGGGCGTGAAGATCAACATCATCGACACGCCCGGTCACCACGACTTCGGAGGGGAAGTGGAGCGGGTGCTCCGGATGGCCGACGGGTGCCTGCTTCTCGTGGACGCGGCCGACGGGCCGATGCCGCAGACGCGGTTCGTCCTGCGGAAGGCGCTCAGTCACGGTCTGGCGCCCATCGTCGTCATCAACAAGCTCGACAAGCCCGACGCCCGGCCTCAGGAGGTTCTGGAGGAGATTTTCTATCTCTTCATCGAACTTGAGGCGGGCGACGCGCAGATGGATTTCCCCGTGGTCTATGCGATCGGCCGGGCCGGCCGCTCGAAGCGGCGGCTCGAGGAGGACTGGCGGGACCTCACGCCCCTCTTCGAGACGATCCTCGAGCGCGTGCCGCCGCCGCAGGGCGACGCGGCGGCGCCGCTTCAGATCTCGGTGGCGAACATCGACTACAACGACTACGTCGGCCGCATGGCCATCGGCCGCGTGGCCCACGGGACGGTCCGCGCGGGGATGCCCGTGAGCCTTCTCAAGCGGGACGGCTCGCGGGTGGCCGGCACGGTCGCGGAGCTTCAGACGTTCGTCAACCTGCGCAAGGAGAAGGTGGCCGAGGCTCCGGCGGGCGAGATCGTCTGCGTCGTGGGTCTTCCGCAGGTGGACATCGGGGACACGATCGCGGGGGGCGAGGATCCGAAGCCGCTTCCGTTTCCGAAGATCGAGGAGCCGACGCTCTCGATGCATTTCATGGTGAACGACTCGCCCTTCAGCGGTCGGGAAGGGCAGTTCGTCACGTCGCGGCACCTGGGGGAGCGGCTGCGGCGGGAGACGCTTTCGGACGTGGCGCTGCGGGTCGAGCCCCTGGGGCCGGACGAGTGGAAGGTGTCCGGGAGGGGGCTCCTTCACCTGGGGATCCTTCTCGAGAACATGCGCCGGGAGGGGTACGAGCTTCAGGTGTCCAAGCCGGAGATGATCACGCGGCGGGAGGGCGACCGGGTGCTGGAGCCCGTGGAGCTGGCGATGGTGGACGTGCCCAACGAGTACGCCGGTCGCGTGATCGAGCTTTTCGGGGCGCGCAAGGGCTACGTCGAGAAGATGGACCAGCGCCACGAGCGCACGCACTTTCTCTTCCGCATCCCGGCGCGGGGTCTGGTAGGGCTGCCTTCGAAGCTGCTTTCGGCCACGCGCGGCCAGGCGATCCTTCACACTTCGTTCGAGGGGTACGAGGAGTGGAAAGGGGACATTCCGGAGCGTCAGGCGGGGGTGCTCATCGCCCAGGAAGAGGGTGAGGCCACCACCTACGCGCTCGACCATCTTCAGTCGCGGGGGGTCTTCTTCGTCACGCCCGGCACGCGCGTTTACGAGGGCATGATCGTCGGGGAGCACTGCAAGGACACGGATCTGGTCGTCAACGTGGCCCGGCGCAAGCGCCTCACGAACATGCGGGCGTCGACGTCGGACGCCACCATCGTGCTTCCTCAGGCGCGGATCTTCGGTCTGGAGGAGGCCCTCGAGTACATCAACGAGGACGAGCTCGTCGAGATCACTCCGAAGTCCGTCCGGATGCGCAAGAAGATCCTGGACGCCACCCGCCGCAAGCGCGTTTCGCGGCGCGAGATGGCCGAAGCCGAGGCGGAGTAAAGCGCCCACCCCCCCCTGTTCCCTTGTTGCGGCTTCCGGAAGCGCGGCTCGTAAGTGACAGAATGGGACATCCACATAAGAGACCTAAAATGACACATGCGTCCCGTACCCAAGAATGGGAACGCGAGCGAAGGAGGGACGCATGTTTCCGGTCGATCGGGCTCCGGGGTACGTCCGGGAGGCGTGGGCGGCGGCGGCGCGGCTTCAGGAGCGGACGACGCCGGCGCAGTACGCCGCGCTGGTGGCGCGGGCGCGGCGGCTGCTTTCGGGGCTCTTCCGCGTCGAGATCCGGCTGGACGAGGAGACGCAGGTCCGGATCGCCCTCCGGGAACGCTTCGTGCCGGAGCGGGTCAAGCAGGCAATTCTGAACGTGGCGACGTGGCGGCTCATCGAGGATCTGGCGGGGGCCTGGAGCGGGCGGGCGGCGGCGCCGGCGCCGGTCCGGCGGCGCCAGGAGCCGGCGGCGGTGGGCGCTTAGATTTTTCCCTCCGGGCGTCCGGGAGGATACACTTCCCTGCGTGAGGCTCGTGGCGGCGGCGGTGGCGGGGACGGCCCTTCTCGGATGCGCGGGGTCCTTCGCCGACGATTGGGCGAGGGCGCGCCGGCGGGGAGAGGTCGTCGTCCTTTCGGATCGCGAAGGCTTCGCGCGGGTGCTGGTGGGGCCCGAGCGGGGCGGGGCGGTGCTGACGAGCACGGCCGGCGGCGCCGGAGGCCGGAGCTTCGGGTGGCTGGACGAGGATCTTCGGCCCGGCGAGGACCGTCCTGAGCTGGGTCCGGAGGGGCCGTTCCTCCTCGTCGAGCGGGACGCGTCGCGCGTCCGCCTGCGGCGGAGCGGCGATCTTGAGCTTGAGCGGACGGTGCGGCTTCTGCCGCCGGAGGATGCCTGGAGGGCGGCCGGGGCGGTGTCCCGGCCCAACGTGCGCGCGGTGGCCTACGAGACGGATACGCGCGTGCGTTCCGCGCGAGGAGCGCCTTTTCCCCCGCGGCTCGTCGTGACGGGCCGGTTCCGGGCGCTTCCGGGAGCCTGGGCGCTGGCTTCGACCGCCGGCGGTCCGGCCGTTCTCCAGGTCGGCGGCGATTCGCCGGGCGGGGCGCGCGCCGGCGGGAAGGCCGGTGTTTTCGATCCGGGGGCCGGCGTCCTGACCGTGGTGCGCTGCGGCCCGCGCGCCGGGGCTTCCGGGGAGGCGGTCGTCCGCCTGGCCGCCGGAGGCGGTCTCGAGGAGCCCTACGTCGAAATCGCCGGAGAAAGCGCCCCCGAGCGCCGGGGCCTCCGGCTGGTCCGGCAGGTCCTTCACTTCGTCGGGCCGGAGGGGGAGCTCGGGGCGATCTTGAGAGAGGCGCTCGACGTCGATCCCGAGGCGCTTCCGCCCGGCCGCGCGGAGTGATCCCTTATGATCCGAGGCGCAGGATGTCCGGTCGCGTGCCGCAGACCGGCCAGCCCGGCGTGGCCGTGAGCAGCTCGCCCGAGGAGAGAATCGTGTCCTCGGATTTCGTGCCGGCGATCGAAGGGTTCCAGCCGACCGCCTGGCGCTCGAGAATCCGTCGCGTTTCCGTGGGGGTGGCCCGGAAGTCCCGCCCTTCGTAGCCCACGGGGCCTCCCTGGTGGTGGCGCGTCCATTCGTCGGGAAACCCCGCGTCCCGGTAGGCGCGGATTCCGGCCGCCAAAGCGTCGCACCAGCGCGCGCCCGGCCGGGTCGCCGCGTGGAAGGTCGCGTCCACCGCGCATACCGCCTCGTGCCGGCGGCGGAGATCCGCCGGCAGGCGCCGCCCGAAGTGCACCAGGCGCGTCGCCGCGACGGTCAGGCCCCGCAGCCGGGGACAGACCGCGACCATCACGGTCCGGACGAGCTTCCGCGCCGTCGGGATCGGATGCCGGTAGCGCCGGATCCGGTCGTCGGCGGCCACGAGAAGCACCGGCAGGTGGATCCCCAGCGTCCGGAAGGCGCCCAGGAGGCGCGCGGCGACTTCGTGCTCGGAGAGTCCCGGCCGCAGGCGGGGAAGCTCGCGGGCGAGGATCTCGCCCGTCGCGCGCCCGAGCTCGCGGATCGTGCGCAGCTCGCCGCGCGTCAGGGGGGCCCGAAGGTCCGCGAAGGGATCGTCCGGAACGTCGGTCGCGAACCGCCCCCGGGGCGCCCGGCGCGGCTCCCACCAGGGGGAAACCTCGAACGTCCATCCGTCGCCGAACTCCTCCTCCCGCAGCCGGCGATCTTCGATGGTGTCGCAATAGACGACTTTCCGGCGGGGCGTCCAGAGGACGGAGGCCACGCCGGTGGAGCTGGCGGAATCCACGTGGACGTCGGCGCCGTCGGCGATCCAGGCGATGTTGGCGCGGCGGCGGAACCACGCGCCCTCGTAGCCGTGGCGGCGGCAGAAGTCCGCCAGGCGGGCTTCCTTCTCGTTCACACGAGCGACCGCGCCGCCGGGTAGAGCCTCCGGTAGCGCTCGTACTCCCGGTCGTACGAACGCCTGGGGCGCGTCACGGAGGTTTCCCGGACCACCCGGTCCGTGGCTTCTTCGACGCTGCGGAACGCGCCCACGCCCACGGCCGCGAGGATCGCCGACCCGTAGGCGGCGCCTTCCTCGCTGGTGTTGACGGTGATGACGGGGATTCCGAGCACGTCGGCGATGATCTGCCGCCAGACGGGGCTTTTCATTCCGCCGCCGGTGACGCGCACGGAGGTCGCCTTCATGATCTCCTGCGCGTCGCGGAGCGCGAACGCCGTTCCCTCGAGCACCGCGCGCACGAAATGGGAACGGTCGTGGTCCGGCGACAGACCCGCGAAGATTCCGCGCACGGCGGTGTCGGCGTACGGGGTGCGCTCTCCCACGAGATACGGGGCGAAGAGAAGCCCGCGGGAGTCCTTGGCGATGGGAGCCCGATCGACCTTCGCGCCGACCACCTTGAGGATCCAGTCGAACGCGCGCGTTCCGGTGAGCATGCACCCGAGCTGCATGAAGCGGCCGGGGGCGGGATGGGCGAACGTGTGGACCCGCATCTCGGGATCCACCACGGGGCGGTCATGGACGGCGATCAGGACGTTCGACGTCCCCATGCTGGCCGACGCCTGGCCGGGCCGGACGACGCCGAGTCCCACGGCCGCCGCGCCGTTGTCCGAGGCGCCTCCGACGACCGGGATGCCCTTCCATCGGCCCACGATTTCCGTGGAACCGCACGGGGGCGGGAAGAGCCGCGGATCCACGCCCACGCGCTCGAGCACCTCCGAGGCCCACCGGCCCTCGGAGAGATGCCAGGCCACCATCCCCGAGGCGTCCGAGATCTCCTGCCGCAGTTCTCCCGTCAGACGCAGGCGCACGTAGTCCTTGCAGAGGACGACGGCCCGTCCGAGCGACTGGCCGTTCCGGCGGCGCCAGAGGAGATGGGGGAGCGTGAAGCCCGCGAAGGGCTTGTTGCCGACCGTCGAGCGCAGAAGGTCCGCTCCGCAGCGCTCGAGGATCTCGGCGCATTCGGCTTCCGAGCGGCCGTCGCACCAGAGGATCGCCCGGCCCGTGGGCTCAAGCCCGGGGCCGTCCAGGCAGACCTCCGAGTGCATCATGCCGTCCAAGCCGATCGCGTCGGCCGGTCCGAGCTCCCGGAGGACGGCGAGCGTGGCGCGGACCCAGTCTTCGGGGCGGTGCTCCGCGCGGTTTCCTTCCGCGTAGAGGCGGTAGCTCCGGCGGGCGGTCTTGAGGACCTTGCCCTGGGGAAAGCGCACCAGGACCCCCTTGGTCCCGGAGGTCCCGATGTCGATCCCGATCGCCTTCATCGGAGGTTAGCCGCGCACCCCCAGGAGAAGCTCCATGACGAGCTGGTCGAGCTTCTCGTAGCGGTACCCCTTCTGGGCCATCTTTTCGATGTCGAACTTCTCTTTGGCGAGCTTGGCGTGGCCGTCCCTGGAGTACTTGGGGGAAGGCTCGTGGAGGTCCTTGCGGTAGAGGGCCTGGATCTCCTTGTCCTTGGCGAAGAGCTTGGCCTTGTGGGCCAGGATCTTGTAGGTGCGCATGCAGCCGGCGGCGAAGTCCCAGACGCCCTCGGGGTCCTCGGTGCGGTAGGCGTGGGCGTCGAAGTGGCGGGCGCCCTCGTAGCCGGATTCCTCGAGGAGCTTGACGAGGAAGAACGCCCCCTTGATGTCCTCGCTGCCGAAGCGCAGGTCCTGGTCGAACCGCCCGATCTTCTGGTTGTTGAGGTCGATGTGGAAGAGCTTGCCCGCCTCGATGGCCTGGGCGACGACGTGGTAGAAGTTGAGCCCCGCCATCATCTCGTGGCCGACCTCGGGGTTGACGCCGACCATCTCGGGGTGATCGAGCGTCTCGATGAACGCGAGGACCGATCCGGTGGTCGACAGGTAGATGTCGCCGCGGGGCTCGTTGGGCTTGGCCTCGATGGCGAAGCGGACGTCGTACTTGCGGTCCTTGGCGTAGTGGGTGATGTAGTTGAGGGCCTCCCGGTACCGCTTGATGGCCTCGACGGCGTTCTTGCCCGAGTCCGTTTCCACGCCTTCGCGGCCGCCCCACATGACGTAGACGGGGGCCTTGAAGCGGCCCACGCAGATGTCGATTCCCGCGCAGACCTTCTGCAACGCGTAGCGGCGCACGGCCGGATCGGGCGAGGTGAAGGCGCCGTCGCGGAAGACGGGATGGGAGAAGAGATTGGTCGTTCCCATGGAGACGACCATGCCGTTGTCCTTGAGGGCCTTCTCGAACTCCTTGATCTTGCGCTCGCGGGTGGGCTCGTCGTCGTCGATTCCCCAGAGGTCGTTGTCGTGCAGGCACACCCCCCAGGCGCCGAGCTTGGCCAGACGCTCGACGATGTAGGGGGGCTCGAAGCGGGGCCGCACCACCGGGCCGAACGGATCGGCGCCGCGGTTTCCGACCGTCCAGAGACCGAACGAGAACTTGTCCGCCTTGGTGGGAGTGAACGGATCGGCCATGGCTGAGCCCCCCTTCTGGTTCGAGAAATCCTCGGAATCCGCCCCTACAGGACCCGGGAGTATACCCCCGGCCCGATCGGCGTGTAAAGGAAACGGCGCGGCGGGTCAGGCGCGGGGGCGGAAATCGCGCGGGGAGATCCCGTAGCGGCGGGCCAGCTGCGCCAGGCGCGTCCGATGGACGCCCGTCTGGGCGGCGGCGCGGCTGACGCTGCCTCCGGCGCGGCGGAAGGCTTCCACCAGGAACGCCCGTTCGACCGCCTCGCGGGCGAGTTTCTTGGCGCGCGCGAGCTCCCGGGCCGTCCGGGGCGGCTCCAAGGGAAAAGCCCCCGCGGCGACGCCCCGCAGGAAGTCCGGAAGGTCCGCCTCCCGCACCAGGGGGCCCGGCGCCAGAAGCGCCGCGTAGCGCACGGCGTTGCGGAGCTCCCGCACGTTGCCCGGCCAGTCGTAGGCCCGCAGGCGCTCGAGGGCCTCCGGGGCGAAGCCCGCCAGCGGCCGGCGCAGGTCCCGGGCGTCGCGCTCGAGGAAATGCCGCGCCAGGGTCTCAAGATCCTCGCGCCGCTCGCGCAGCGGCGGCAGCCGCAGGGCCACGACGTTGAGCCGGAAGAAGAGATCCCGCCGGAAACGGCCCGCCCGGACGAGCTCCTCGAGGTCGCGGTTCGTGGCGCAGACGACGCGCACGTCCACCCGGCGGGCGCGGGGGGAACCCACGGGCTGGATTTCCCCCTCCTGGAGCGTGCGCAGGAGCTTGGCCTGCAGGGCCGGGCTCATGTCGCCGACTTCGTCGAGGAAAATCGTGCCCCCGTGGGCGGCTTCGAACTTGCCGATCGCGTCGGCGACCGCTCCGGTGAACGCCCCGCGGACGTGGCCGAACAGCTCGCTGTCCAGGAGCGTCTCGGGCAGCGCCGCGCAGTTGATGGCGACGAAGGGGCCCGGGCGGCGGGCCGAAAGCGCGTGAAGCGCCCGCGCGAAGAGCTCCTTGCCCGTTCCGCTTTCCCCGAGCAGAAGGACCGGAGCGTCCGTGGGGGCGGCCTTCTCGAGCACCCGGAGCGCCCGCCGGAGCGCGGGGCTCTCGCCGACGATTCCGTGGAGTCCCATCCCCGCTTCCCATCATACCCGGCCGGCGGCGCGGCGCGCCTACGTTCGGCCGGGCGCGGCGGGACGGGGAACGGGCCGCCGCGGGACGGGCACGTACTCCACGCTGGGCTGGTGGCGCACGGGCTGGGGAAAAAGCGCCATGAGGCGCAGCACGGATTCCGGCATCTCGGATCGCACGGGAAGCCCCAGGCGGCGCGCTTCCTCGAACGTGATCGGATAGTCGTGCGTCCAGGTGCCCTCGGAAAGAAGCCGAGCCAGCTCGTCCGCCTTCTCGGCAGGCATCCGTCCCTCGAGGATCTCGCGGACGCTCGAGCGCACCTGGACCACGGCCTTTTCGGCCTGATCGGCCAGGATGAGCGTCTCGTCGTCCACCTCGGCGACGGGCTTCTGGCGCACGACCTTCAGGAGCGAGGACGCGGGGTACTTGCCCACCTGGGGATCCACGGGGCCGAGCACCGCATGTTCGCTCATGACGATTTCGTGCGCCGCCAGCGCGATGAGTGTCCCTCCGGACATCGCGTAATGCGGAACGAAGACCGTGACCTTGCCCCGGTGCTTCCGGATCGCCCGGGCGATCTGAAGCGAGGCGAGGACCAGTCCGCCGGGCGTGTGAAGAATGAGATCGAGCGGCATCTCCGGATCCGTCATGTGGATCGCCCGGAGGACCTGCTCGGAGTCGTTCACGTCGATGTAGCGCAGCACCGGGAATCCGAGCAGGCTCATCGTTTCCTGGCGGTGAACGAGGAGAATGA
It contains:
- the xylB gene encoding xylulokinase, with the protein product MKAIGIDIGTSGTKGVLVRFPQGKVLKTARRSYRLYAEGNRAEHRPEDWVRATLAVLRELGPADAIGLDGMMHSEVCLDGPGLEPTGRAILWCDGRSEAECAEILERCGADLLRSTVGNKPFAGFTLPHLLWRRRNGQSLGRAVVLCKDYVRLRLTGELRQEISDASGMVAWHLSEGRWASEVLERVGVDPRLFPPPCGSTEIVGRWKGIPVVGGASDNGAAAVGLGVVRPGQASASMGTSNVLIAVHDRPVVDPEMRVHTFAHPAPGRFMQLGCMLTGTRAFDWILKVVGAKVDRAPIAKDSRGLLFAPYLVGERTPYADTAVRGIFAGLSPDHDRSHFVRAVLEGTAFALRDAQEIMKATSVRVTGGGMKSPVWRQIIADVLGIPVITVNTSEEGAAYGSAILAAVGVGAFRSVEEATDRVVRETSVTRPRRSYDREYERYRRLYPAARSLV
- the xylA gene encoding xylose isomerase, whose amino-acid sequence is MADPFTPTKADKFSFGLWTVGNRGADPFGPVVRPRFEPPYIVERLAKLGAWGVCLHDNDLWGIDDDEPTRERKIKEFEKALKDNGMVVSMGTTNLFSHPVFRDGAFTSPDPAVRRYALQKVCAGIDICVGRFKAPVYVMWGGREGVETDSGKNAVEAIKRYREALNYITHYAKDRKYDVRFAIEAKPNEPRGDIYLSTTGSVLAFIETLDHPEMVGVNPEVGHEMMAGLNFYHVVAQAIEAGKLFHIDLNNQKIGRFDQDLRFGSEDIKGAFFLVKLLEESGYEGARHFDAHAYRTEDPEGVWDFAAGCMRTYKILAHKAKLFAKDKEIQALYRKDLHEPSPKYSRDGHAKLAKEKFDIEKMAQKGYRYEKLDQLVMELLLGVRG
- a CDS encoding sigma 54-interacting transcriptional regulator — encoded protein: MGLHGIVGESPALRRALRVLEKAAPTDAPVLLLGESGTGKELFARALHALSARRPGPFVAINCAALPETLLDSELFGHVRGAFTGAVADAIGKFEAAHGGTIFLDEVGDMSPALQAKLLRTLQEGEIQPVGSPRARRVDVRVVCATNRDLEELVRAGRFRRDLFFRLNVVALRLPPLRERREDLETLARHFLERDARDLRRPLAGFAPEALERLRAYDWPGNVRELRNAVRYAALLAPGPLVREADLPDFLRGVAAGAFPLEPPRTARELARAKKLAREAVERAFLVEAFRRAGGSVSRAAAQTGVHRTRLAQLARRYGISPRDFRPRA
- a CDS encoding ATP-dependent Clp protease proteolytic subunit, with amino-acid sequence MSPFDVFWIFFAVTAIQPILRQRLLEASRQRLIGRIEQERGSRVILLVHRQETMSLLGFPVLRYIDVNDSEQVLRAIHMTDPEMPLDLILHTPGGLVLASLQIARAIRKHRGKVTVFVPHYAMSGGTLIALAAHEIVMSEHAVLGPVDPQVGKYPASSLLKVVRQKPVAEVDDETLILADQAEKAVVQVRSSVREILEGRMPAEKADELARLLSEGTWTHDYPITFEEARRLGLPVRSEMPESVLRLMALFPQPVRHQPSVEYVPVPRRPVPRPAAPGRT